One Chrysiogenia bacterium genomic window carries:
- a CDS encoding ABC transporter ATP-binding protein codes for AVDALARQLRAGYAQALSSTRYSAFGSQATEFIRIAGVLAVLLFGAESLEPGAMIGAIPLLFLLYSPVAELARLLPQLARGRVATAAALEFLQEESAAEEAPRGFSTLEARALEFSYDDSHEVLRGADLQLRAGEWVAITGESGQGKSTLLKLLLGAERPKAGEILRDGAPGTLKGLCALVTQEPIFPERTVRENLLLAKPDASDEELWHALARAALAERIGREQSGLDLDIGEGGKALSGGERERLSLARALLSDAPVLALDEPGVFLDAGHRGRILETLGEEHGRRTLLVVTHESDLLDLADQKLRLDNGKLVGLAPECASSAPEGTP; via the coding sequence GCGGTGGACGCCCTTGCACGTCAGCTTCGCGCCGGTTACGCGCAGGCGCTCTCCAGCACGCGCTACTCGGCCTTCGGGTCGCAGGCGACCGAGTTCATCCGCATCGCGGGCGTGCTGGCGGTGCTGCTCTTCGGGGCCGAGTCCCTGGAGCCCGGCGCGATGATCGGGGCGATCCCGCTGCTCTTCCTGCTCTACTCGCCGGTGGCTGAACTGGCGCGGCTCCTCCCGCAGCTTGCGCGCGGGCGCGTGGCAACGGCCGCCGCGTTAGAATTCCTGCAGGAAGAGAGCGCCGCCGAAGAGGCGCCGCGGGGCTTTTCGACACTGGAGGCACGCGCGCTGGAGTTTTCCTACGACGATTCGCACGAAGTGCTGCGCGGGGCGGACCTCCAGCTTCGCGCCGGAGAGTGGGTTGCGATCACCGGTGAATCCGGGCAGGGGAAAAGCACGCTACTCAAGCTGCTGCTGGGGGCCGAGCGCCCAAAAGCCGGGGAGATCCTGCGCGACGGCGCGCCGGGAACCCTCAAGGGTCTGTGCGCGCTGGTGACGCAGGAGCCGATCTTTCCCGAGCGCACGGTGCGCGAGAACCTGCTGCTTGCAAAGCCCGATGCGAGCGACGAAGAACTCTGGCATGCGCTTGCGCGCGCGGCGCTTGCCGAGCGTATCGGGCGCGAGCAATCGGGACTTGATCTGGATATCGGCGAGGGCGGCAAGGCCCTCTCGGGCGGCGAGCGCGAGCGGCTCTCGCTGGCCCGCGCGCTGCTGAGCGACGCGCCGGTGCTGGCGCTCGACGAGCCCGGGGTGTTTCTCGACGCCGGACACCGCGGGCGAATTCTCGAAACGCTGGGGGAGGAACACGGTCGCCGAACCCTTCTGGTGGTGACCCACGAGAGCGATCTGCTCGACCTGGCCGATCAGAAGCTGCGCCTCGATAACGGGAAGCTTGTTGGGCTTGCTCCAGAATGCGCATCCTCAGCACCTGAAGGCACTCCCTAA
- a CDS encoding LLM class flavin-dependent oxidoreductase, producing MKFGIFYEHQIARPWPEDDTDGMETLLKNALDQVELADKLGFDYVWEVEHHFLEEYSHSSAPEVFLAAASQRTKQIRLGHGIMLMLPGFNHPARCAERIATLDLISGGRVEWGTGESSSEAELGGFGINRKEKRAMWEEGVSAATRMLVESPFTGFEGKYVNMPARNVMPKSKQKPHPPLWVACSRRETIHMAAERGMGALSFSFIEPEEAKEWVDDYYKTIESSCDPIGYNVNPNIALTIPFMCHKNEDEAVERGIDGAHFFGYSLAHYYVFGTHRPGKTNIAEEFEQRRAQFGFSREVIQDTKGLPLGAKMLQKGLGALRGAIGTPDQVRELCRRYEKAGVDQIIFVAQTGQTRHEDICASMELFAKEVMPEFKEREDAHQKEKNERLADAIARALEKRKYDPNPEVKEVIRAAAAP from the coding sequence ATGAAGTTCGGAATCTTCTACGAGCACCAGATTGCCAGGCCCTGGCCCGAGGATGACACCGACGGGATGGAGACCCTGCTCAAGAACGCGCTCGATCAGGTCGAGCTCGCCGACAAGCTGGGCTTCGACTACGTCTGGGAAGTCGAGCATCACTTTCTTGAGGAATACTCCCACTCTTCGGCGCCCGAAGTATTTCTCGCGGCGGCAAGTCAGCGCACCAAACAGATTCGGTTGGGCCACGGCATCATGCTCATGTTGCCGGGGTTCAACCATCCCGCACGCTGCGCCGAACGCATTGCCACGCTTGATCTGATCAGCGGCGGGCGCGTGGAGTGGGGCACCGGGGAGTCTTCTTCGGAAGCCGAACTCGGCGGTTTCGGGATCAACCGCAAGGAAAAGCGCGCGATGTGGGAGGAAGGCGTCTCCGCTGCCACGCGGATGCTGGTTGAATCTCCCTTTACGGGTTTCGAGGGCAAATACGTCAACATGCCCGCGCGCAACGTGATGCCCAAGTCCAAACAGAAACCCCACCCGCCGCTGTGGGTGGCGTGTTCACGCCGCGAGACGATCCACATGGCCGCCGAGCGTGGGATGGGAGCGCTCAGCTTCAGCTTTATTGAACCCGAAGAAGCGAAGGAATGGGTCGACGACTATTACAAAACCATCGAATCTAGCTGCGATCCCATCGGCTACAACGTCAATCCCAACATCGCGCTGACGATTCCATTCATGTGTCACAAAAACGAGGACGAAGCCGTCGAGCGCGGGATCGACGGCGCACATTTCTTCGGCTACTCGCTGGCTCACTACTACGTCTTTGGCACCCACAGGCCCGGCAAGACCAATATTGCAGAGGAATTCGAGCAGCGCCGCGCGCAGTTCGGGTTCTCGCGCGAGGTGATTCAGGACACCAAGGGCCTGCCACTGGGGGCCAAGATGCTGCAGAAGGGCCTGGGCGCGCTGCGCGGCGCCATTGGCACGCCCGATCAGGTGCGCGAGCTGTGCCGCCGCTACGAGAAGGCAGGTGTCGACCAGATCATCTTCGTCGCGCAGACCGGCCAGACCAGGCACGAGGACATCTGCGCTTCCATGGAGCTATTCGCCAAGGAAGTGATGCCCGAATTCAAGGAGCGCGAAGACGCCCACCAGAAGGAAAAGAACGAGCGGCTGGCCGATGCCATCGCCCGGGCATTGGAGAAGCGAAAATACGATCCCAATCCCGAAGTGAAGGAAGTCATCCGCGCCGCCGCAGCTCCATGA
- a CDS encoding tetratricopeptide repeat protein produces the protein MRALRGFLCVAAVLLLGGIGSPARAQEAPAPEQNPIERASDVIGGIGKCRQPGANPLNATCSIQLFHEAGEILRAAGVEPEAAPNVWWTIYEGLGTGFAQLGKFDKALSFYKLAGAITKAPPRAREESAYYVGRVQHELGMIDEALHTYDTLFTKNNAWIEQAERDPLLADLRRTEQWQNMMRYYIKVQQREKGASPPAKPEE, from the coding sequence TTGAGAGCGCTGCGCGGATTTCTGTGTGTTGCGGCCGTCCTGCTGCTCGGCGGGATCGGAAGTCCGGCACGCGCGCAGGAAGCGCCGGCCCCCGAGCAGAATCCGATCGAGCGTGCCAGCGACGTCATCGGCGGAATCGGCAAGTGCCGCCAGCCCGGCGCCAATCCACTCAATGCCACCTGCTCCATCCAGCTTTTCCATGAAGCAGGCGAGATCCTGCGCGCTGCCGGGGTCGAACCCGAAGCCGCGCCCAACGTCTGGTGGACGATCTATGAGGGCCTGGGAACGGGCTTCGCCCAGCTCGGCAAGTTCGACAAGGCGCTGAGCTTCTACAAGCTTGCCGGCGCCATTACGAAAGCGCCGCCGCGTGCCCGCGAAGAATCGGCCTACTATGTGGGGCGCGTCCAGCACGAGCTGGGTATGATCGACGAAGCGCTGCACACCTATGACACGCTGTTCACGAAGAACAACGCCTGGATCGAGCAGGCCGAGCGCGATCCGCTGCTGGCCGACCTGCGCCGCACCGAGCAGTGGCAGAACATGATGCGCTACTACATCAAGGTGCAGCAGCGCGAAAAGGGCGCATCGCCGCCCGCGAAACCCGAGGAATAG
- a CDS encoding acyl--CoA ligase codes for MADQLDATTLANIEKAHRAAGKPDDLSDLPFPNIGALLKKRLAERPDEIFLHHANDTAGEEKTLTYRQFVAEVARATNFLHAHGVERGDTVATIAHNHWQTVVQYFACWFTGVRVMPLVAPDVKNTEEKYQRECLEDWSFKIDNAGAELALVRAEYYERARPLLNQCNGLREMIPVGAAVDGAPDEFTAICANLPEDLVIPDEPLATDPALIVYTSGTTGKPKGVDLSQCHLIYDAQGIAAWCGASSEEGGHRFMCVLPIHHVNGIVVTLVTPLFVGGSTLLNRAFKPDAFWARLESGKIQTVSVVPTLLHTLAEKAEDLAKRDLGALERIICGAGPLSVKLAREFTDTFDLRIAHGYGLSETTCYSCGLPGSMSDDLYEEVMHGWGFPSIGVPIEQNEMAILSPGTGEPVAASASPENIEKGEICIRGQNVMNGYFKRPDANADAFKGGWFHSGDEGFWIEREGKPYFFITGRIKELIIRGGVNISPYEVDEIIQALPGVAKALAVAVPSKHYSEEVGAYVQLEEGASLSAEQVLREGFEKLGFAKCPKFVFFAHEVGIDVPYTTTAKPQRILLQEKLSEAGRFEGLDEIQWRSADFQKEIGL; via the coding sequence ATGGCAGACCAACTCGACGCCACCACGCTCGCCAACATCGAAAAGGCCCACCGGGCTGCCGGGAAGCCCGACGATCTCTCGGATCTTCCCTTTCCCAACATCGGCGCGCTTCTGAAGAAACGCCTGGCTGAGCGTCCCGACGAGATTTTTCTCCACCACGCCAACGACACCGCCGGCGAGGAGAAGACGCTTACCTACCGGCAGTTCGTTGCAGAGGTCGCGCGGGCGACCAATTTCCTGCATGCCCACGGCGTCGAGCGCGGTGACACGGTTGCGACCATTGCCCACAACCACTGGCAGACGGTCGTCCAGTATTTCGCCTGCTGGTTCACCGGCGTGCGGGTCATGCCGCTGGTGGCGCCCGACGTCAAGAACACCGAAGAGAAATATCAGCGCGAGTGTCTGGAGGACTGGTCCTTCAAGATCGACAACGCCGGCGCGGAGCTCGCGCTGGTGCGCGCCGAGTACTACGAGCGCGCGCGTCCCCTGCTGAATCAGTGCAACGGTCTTCGCGAGATGATTCCCGTGGGTGCTGCGGTCGACGGCGCGCCCGATGAATTCACCGCCATCTGTGCGAACCTGCCCGAAGACCTCGTCATTCCCGATGAACCCCTGGCCACCGACCCGGCGCTGATCGTCTACACCTCCGGCACGACGGGCAAGCCCAAGGGCGTGGATCTCTCCCAATGCCATCTGATTTACGATGCGCAGGGGATTGCCGCGTGGTGCGGCGCGAGTTCGGAAGAAGGCGGCCATCGCTTCATGTGCGTACTGCCCATTCACCACGTCAACGGCATCGTGGTCACGCTGGTAACACCGCTCTTTGTGGGTGGTTCGACCCTGCTCAACCGCGCATTCAAGCCTGATGCATTCTGGGCACGACTTGAGAGCGGCAAGATCCAGACGGTCTCCGTCGTTCCGACGCTGCTCCACACCCTCGCTGAAAAGGCCGAAGATCTTGCCAAGCGCGACCTCGGCGCGCTGGAGCGCATTATCTGCGGCGCGGGCCCGCTCTCGGTCAAGCTGGCGCGGGAGTTTACCGACACCTTCGATCTGCGCATCGCCCATGGCTACGGGCTCTCGGAGACAACGTGTTATTCCTGCGGGCTTCCGGGTTCGATGAGCGACGATCTCTACGAGGAAGTCATGCACGGATGGGGCTTCCCCTCCATCGGCGTTCCCATCGAACAGAATGAGATGGCGATTCTCAGCCCCGGCACCGGCGAGCCCGTTGCCGCAAGCGCCTCGCCCGAGAACATCGAAAAGGGCGAGATCTGTATTCGCGGGCAGAACGTCATGAACGGCTACTTCAAGCGCCCCGACGCCAACGCCGATGCCTTCAAGGGCGGCTGGTTTCATTCGGGCGACGAGGGTTTCTGGATCGAGCGCGAGGGCAAGCCCTACTTTTTCATTACGGGCCGCATCAAGGAACTCATCATCCGCGGCGGCGTGAATATTTCTCCCTACGAGGTCGATGAGATCATTCAGGCGCTGCCCGGCGTGGCCAAGGCCCTGGCCGTCGCCGTGCCGAGCAAGCACTACTCCGAGGAAGTCGGCGCCTATGTGCAGCTTGAAGAAGGCGCGAGCCTGAGCGCCGAGCAGGTGCTGCGCGAGGGATTCGAGAAGCTGGGCTTTGCCAAGTGCCCGAAATTCGTTTTCTTCGCCCACGAAGTGGGGATCGACGTGCCCTACACCACCACGGCCAAGCCCCAGCGCATTCTGTTGCAGGAAAAGCTCTCCGAGGCCGGACGCTTCGAGGGCCTCGATGAGATACAATGGCGCTCGGCTGATTTTCAGAAGGAGATCGGACTTTGA
- a CDS encoding isocitrate/isopropylmalate dehydrogenase family protein — MAHHVVLIPGDGIGPEISEAMTAVIEALDVAIEWEEVLAGEQVAEKYGTLMPKYVGDAITNAKVAIKGPITTPVGKGLPSANVTLRKMLDLYANLRPVLKLPGIQTPYPDVDLILVRENTEDLYSGIEHVIAPGVVESIKVITEKASTRIARFAFEQARSGGRKKVTAVHKANIMKLSDGLFLDCIRKVAADYSEIEYEEALVDNVCMSIVANPGRYDVLLMENLFGDILSDLTAGLVGGLGVCPGANIGLNAAVFEPVHGSAPDIAGKGIANPTAMLLSAAMMLDHLEERQAASRLREGLKKVYEGEPAKLTGDLGGKAGTKDFTEHLIASL; from the coding sequence ATGGCTCATCACGTGGTCCTCATCCCCGGCGACGGGATCGGGCCGGAAATCAGCGAGGCCATGACGGCGGTGATCGAGGCGCTGGACGTTGCGATCGAGTGGGAAGAGGTGCTCGCCGGAGAGCAGGTGGCCGAGAAATACGGCACGCTCATGCCCAAATACGTGGGCGACGCCATCACCAACGCGAAAGTGGCAATCAAGGGCCCCATCACCACGCCGGTGGGCAAGGGCCTTCCCAGCGCGAACGTCACGTTGCGCAAAATGCTCGACCTGTACGCGAACCTGCGACCCGTGCTCAAGCTTCCCGGGATCCAGACTCCCTATCCCGACGTGGATCTCATTCTCGTGCGCGAGAATACAGAGGATCTCTATTCGGGCATCGAGCACGTGATTGCGCCGGGCGTCGTGGAGTCGATCAAGGTCATTACCGAAAAGGCCTCAACCCGCATCGCGCGCTTTGCGTTTGAACAGGCGCGCTCCGGCGGTCGCAAGAAAGTGACAGCGGTTCACAAGGCCAACATCATGAAGCTCTCCGACGGGCTCTTTCTCGATTGCATTCGCAAGGTTGCGGCCGATTATTCGGAGATCGAATACGAGGAAGCCCTCGTCGACAATGTGTGCATGTCCATCGTCGCGAATCCGGGCCGCTATGACGTGCTGCTGATGGAGAATCTTTTCGGCGATATTCTCTCGGATCTGACAGCCGGGCTGGTTGGCGGGCTGGGCGTGTGCCCGGGCGCGAACATCGGCCTCAATGCGGCGGTTTTCGAACCCGTTCACGGATCGGCGCCCGATATTGCTGGCAAAGGCATTGCCAACCCGACCGCCATGCTGCTCTCGGCGGCGATGATGCTCGATCATCTCGAAGAGCGGCAGGCCGCCTCGCGGCTCCGCGAGGGCCTGAAAAAGGTCTATGAGGGCGAGCCCGCGAAGCTGACAGGTGATCTGGGCGGCAAGGCGGGTACAAAGGATTTCACCGAGCACCTGATCGCATCGCTTTGA
- a CDS encoding SDR family oxidoreductase: protein MEQTHAGRVALVTGTSRGIGRAIARHLVARGARVFGTGRDKAALARLADELNAKETRFVFAHGDLSDAAFCESLPWQCVDDLGALDILINNAGINQVARIEDLELEQWEELLRVNLTAPFILTKAAWPHLRKSKHAIIVNVSSVSAMVGLPKFPGFAGYCASKYGLQGLTDVSCAEGKADGIRVVAVQPGSTDTDMLRDSLPDAQPQLAPEDVADVVGYLTSDAARKVNGATIEIFP, encoded by the coding sequence ATGGAGCAGACCCACGCCGGCCGCGTTGCCCTGGTCACCGGTACCTCGCGAGGGATCGGTCGGGCCATCGCCCGTCACCTCGTAGCCCGCGGCGCGCGGGTCTTTGGAACCGGCCGCGACAAGGCCGCCCTTGCGAGGCTTGCCGATGAGCTCAATGCCAAAGAGACCCGTTTTGTCTTTGCCCACGGCGACCTCTCCGACGCGGCGTTCTGCGAGTCGCTGCCCTGGCAGTGCGTGGACGACCTGGGTGCACTCGACATCCTGATCAACAACGCCGGCATCAACCAGGTCGCGCGCATCGAGGACCTGGAGCTGGAGCAGTGGGAAGAACTGTTGCGAGTGAACCTCACCGCGCCCTTCATCCTGACCAAGGCGGCCTGGCCGCACCTCAGAAAATCCAAACACGCGATCATCGTGAATGTTTCGAGTGTCTCGGCAATGGTGGGGCTGCCCAAGTTCCCGGGCTTTGCCGGTTACTGCGCCAGCAAGTATGGGCTGCAGGGGCTCACGGATGTGAGCTGCGCCGAGGGCAAGGCTGACGGTATTCGCGTCGTCGCTGTGCAGCCGGGCTCGACCGACACCGACATGCTGCGCGACTCACTCCCTGATGCACAGCCGCAACTCGCCCCCGAGGACGTGGCCGATGTGGTGGGGTATCTCACCTCGGATGCCGCAAGGAAGGTCAACGGCGCCACGATCGAGATTTTTCCCTAA
- a CDS encoding 6-carboxytetrahydropterin synthase, with translation MILTREFRFEASHSIPNHGGLCNRIHGHSYNLFISVEGTVDAETGMLIDFDDMSRHVEREVMGKLDHGFLNDYIPLPTCEAIAVWIWEKLKPVVPELSEIKLYETVDACAIYRGEKADADAVARATEPFEQTATNPPRPEIKIV, from the coding sequence TCCCACAGCATCCCCAACCACGGGGGGCTGTGCAATCGCATTCACGGCCACTCCTACAACCTGTTCATCTCGGTGGAGGGCACCGTCGACGCCGAGACCGGCATGCTCATCGACTTCGACGACATGAGCCGCCACGTCGAGCGCGAGGTAATGGGCAAGCTCGACCACGGCTTCCTCAATGACTACATCCCGCTGCCCACCTGCGAGGCGATCGCCGTATGGATCTGGGAAAAGCTCAAGCCCGTCGTTCCCGAGCTCTCGGAGATCAAACTCTACGAGACCGTGGACGCCTGCGCGATCTACCGGGGCGAGAAGGCGGACGCCGACGCGGTTGCCCGCGCGACCGAGCCCTTCGAGCAGACCGCCACCAACCCGCCCCGCCCCGAAATCAAGATCGTCTGA